A genomic segment from Spinacia oleracea cultivar Varoflay chromosome 3, BTI_SOV_V1, whole genome shotgun sequence encodes:
- the LOC110791845 gene encoding uncharacterized protein isoform X3, producing the protein MHSSINGVAEEPSAMDLDDEQLEFQAIAENKHEDQDEIDPFIKFINYASSIISPQPDDVDEDGEPSSDTEEREREGPGWSWIASRVLKTCISYSSGVTSAILLSELSQAWNEQRKTNAPRKRPDCINQLKKKHKRVKLPSTVTIDTIYEKNFLSLNSVLEAVVVDTFVLPGTNINMITLGDFWSSNTIDLYLHRRYYDLVSLHNGILRKGREVFLTGCYLRSANEGSGHPRLLPTEYLVILLDEEQDDDAMLLGAQFCTDSFSSISLDGANEGVSYSLYARIDSIGSLDILEKFGGIQRKQIRLIDNDCSEMDFLLWGDQVVLANLFSVGSMLAIDRPFITSSSVTDVETCGNVCLEYGSGTQLYLVPFVRQGEQVCLGLTPNRLRGSKLATASCPTQGPKASQMTLPCDPQGSVDFSNYPIQSYIIDLHEKMTGISIYGAAMDIFREANTAKPIFNLKIQDPTGAICVKLHFIESWSLGRLSLGHTVYISGLTCTMTKHKRLEALWFENGPGTSFVNLSCLPAVLNSPCLHKPSFLADISRHKSGTHQICRVWLDQIEHCHVNTSCETKTRRTFHVKITLADETGKVFAWCTGQTAIELLQISPDEFYELPEEEQVMYPCSLENEQYMVAIVNCGQQETVFKECVTAENDAIPWEITRALKL; encoded by the exons ATGCATTCATCCATTAATGGCGTCGCAGAAGAACCTTCGGCCATGGATTTAGACGATGAGCAGCTTGAATTCCAAGCAATTGCAGAAAACAAGCACGAAGATCAAGACGAAATCGATCCATTCATCAAATTCATCAATTACGCAAGCTCGATTATCTCTCCTCAACCGGACGATGTAGACGAAGATGGAGAGCCGTCTTCTGatacggaggagagagaaagagaagggcCTGGGTGGAGTTGGATAGCTTCTCGTGTACTCAAGACCTGTATTTCTTATTCCAGTGGAGTTACTTCCGCTATTCTCCTCTCTGAGCTCTCTCAG GCGTGGAATGAACAGAGGAAGACCAACGCGCCTAGGAAGAGGCCAGATTGCATCAATCAACTGAAGAAGAAGCACAAGAGAGTGAAGCTGCCGAGTACTGTCACAATAGATACTATATACGAGAAGAACTTTTTGTCACTGAATAGTGTTTTAGAAGCTGTGGTTGTTGACACCTTTGTTCTGCCAG GCACTAACATCAACATGATTACTTTGGGTGATTTTTGGAGCTCAAATACCATTGATCTTTATCTCCATAGAAG ATATTATGATCTGGTATCTCTTCATAATGGGATTTTAAGGAAAGGAAGGGAAGTCTTTCTCACGGGGTGCTATCTTCGGAGTGCTAATGAAGGATCTGGCCATCCTCGACTTTTGCCAACAGAATATCTggtgatactgttggatgag GAGCAAGACGATGATGCCATGCTACTGGGAGCTCAATTTTGTACAGACTCATTTTCCTCTATTTCCCTGGATGGTGCAAATGAAGGGGTATCTTATTCATTATACGCCAG GATTGATTCCATAGGTTCTCTGGATATTCTGGAGAAGTTTGGAGGTATACAGAGGAAGCAAATTAGGTTAATTGATAATGATTGCTCTGAGATGGATTTCCTTCTATGGGGTGATCAAGTTGTGCTGGCTAATCTCTTTAG TGTTGGAAGTATGCTTGCAATTGATAGACCATTCATTACAAGTTCTTCGGTGACTGATGTTGAGACATGTGGAAATGTTTGTCTTGAATATGGTAGTGGAACTCAGTTATATCTAGTTCCATTTGTACGGCAAGGGGAACAG GTATGTCTAGGATTGACACCAAATCGACTACGAGGATCGAAGCTTGCAACAGCTTCCTGTCCTACTCAAGGCCCTAAAGCCTCCCAAATGACTCTGCCATGTGATCCTCAAGGCTCTGTCGATTTTAGTAATTATCCTATCCAG TCTTATATAATTGATCTGCATGAGAAGATGACTGGAATAAGCATCTACGGTGCAGCTATGGACATCTTCCGAGAAGCAAATACTGCAAAACCAatctttaatttgaaaattcaagatccaaccGGAGCTATATGCGTAAAGCTGCATTTTATTGAATCTTG GTCTTTGGGGAGATTAAGCCTTGGTCACACTGTGTACATTTCTGGTTTGACATGCACCATGACAAAACATAAGCG TCTAGAAGCACTATGGTTTGAGAATGGTCCTGGAACTTCCTTTGTCAACCTTAGTTGTTTGCCTGCAGTCCTGAACTCACCTTGTCTCCACAAGCCATCCTTCCTTGCTGACATATCAAGGCATAAATCTGGTACACAT CAGATTTGCAGAGTGTGGCTTGACCAAATTGAACACTGTCATGTTAACACAAG CTGTGAGACGAAAACAAGACGCACTTTCCATGTAAAGATAACTTTGGCGGATGAGACTGGTAAAGTCTTTGCATGGTGTACTGGTCAAACTGCTATTGAACTACTGCAGATATCTCCAGATGAGTTCTATGAATTACCTGAG GAGGAACAAGTTATGTACCCATGTTCGCTTGAAAATGAACAATACATGGTAGCAATTGTGAACTGTGGGCAGCAGGAAACCGTCTTCAAAGAGTGTGTGACTGCAGAAAATGATGCGATCCCTTGGGAGATTACCCGTGcccttaaattatga
- the LOC110791845 gene encoding uncharacterized protein isoform X4 yields MHSSINGVAEEPSAMDLDDEQLEFQAIAENKHEDQDEIDPFIKFINYASSIISPQPDDVDEDGEPSSDTEEREREGPGWSWIASRVLKTCISYSSGVTSAILLSELSQAWNEQRKTNAPRKRPDCINQLKKKHKRVKLPSTVTIDTIYEKNFLSLNSVLEAVVVDTFVLPGTNINMITLGDFWSSNTIDLYLHRRYYDLVSLHNGILRKGREVFLTGCYLRSANEGSGHPRLLPTEYLVILLDEEQDDDAMLLGAQFCTDSFSSISLDGANEGVSYSLYARIDSIGSLDILEKFGGIQRKQIRLIDNDCSEMDFLLWGDQVVLANLFSVGSMLAIDRPFITSSSVTDVETCGNVCLEYGSGTQLYLVPFVRQGEQVCLGLTPNRLRGSKLATASCPTQGPKASQMTLPCDPQGSVDFSNYPIQSYIIDLHEKMTGISIYGAAMDIFREANTAKPIFNLKIQDPTGAICVKLHFIESWSLGRLSLGHTVYISGLTCTMTKHKRLEALWFENGPGTSFVNLSCLPAVLNSPCLHKPSFLADISRHKSGTHICRVWLDQIEHCHVNTSCETKTRRTFHVKITLADETGKVFAWCTGQTAIELLQISPDEFYELPEEEQVMYPCSLENEQYMVAIVNCGQQETVFKECVTAENDAIPWEITRALKL; encoded by the exons ATGCATTCATCCATTAATGGCGTCGCAGAAGAACCTTCGGCCATGGATTTAGACGATGAGCAGCTTGAATTCCAAGCAATTGCAGAAAACAAGCACGAAGATCAAGACGAAATCGATCCATTCATCAAATTCATCAATTACGCAAGCTCGATTATCTCTCCTCAACCGGACGATGTAGACGAAGATGGAGAGCCGTCTTCTGatacggaggagagagaaagagaagggcCTGGGTGGAGTTGGATAGCTTCTCGTGTACTCAAGACCTGTATTTCTTATTCCAGTGGAGTTACTTCCGCTATTCTCCTCTCTGAGCTCTCTCAG GCGTGGAATGAACAGAGGAAGACCAACGCGCCTAGGAAGAGGCCAGATTGCATCAATCAACTGAAGAAGAAGCACAAGAGAGTGAAGCTGCCGAGTACTGTCACAATAGATACTATATACGAGAAGAACTTTTTGTCACTGAATAGTGTTTTAGAAGCTGTGGTTGTTGACACCTTTGTTCTGCCAG GCACTAACATCAACATGATTACTTTGGGTGATTTTTGGAGCTCAAATACCATTGATCTTTATCTCCATAGAAG ATATTATGATCTGGTATCTCTTCATAATGGGATTTTAAGGAAAGGAAGGGAAGTCTTTCTCACGGGGTGCTATCTTCGGAGTGCTAATGAAGGATCTGGCCATCCTCGACTTTTGCCAACAGAATATCTggtgatactgttggatgag GAGCAAGACGATGATGCCATGCTACTGGGAGCTCAATTTTGTACAGACTCATTTTCCTCTATTTCCCTGGATGGTGCAAATGAAGGGGTATCTTATTCATTATACGCCAG GATTGATTCCATAGGTTCTCTGGATATTCTGGAGAAGTTTGGAGGTATACAGAGGAAGCAAATTAGGTTAATTGATAATGATTGCTCTGAGATGGATTTCCTTCTATGGGGTGATCAAGTTGTGCTGGCTAATCTCTTTAG TGTTGGAAGTATGCTTGCAATTGATAGACCATTCATTACAAGTTCTTCGGTGACTGATGTTGAGACATGTGGAAATGTTTGTCTTGAATATGGTAGTGGAACTCAGTTATATCTAGTTCCATTTGTACGGCAAGGGGAACAG GTATGTCTAGGATTGACACCAAATCGACTACGAGGATCGAAGCTTGCAACAGCTTCCTGTCCTACTCAAGGCCCTAAAGCCTCCCAAATGACTCTGCCATGTGATCCTCAAGGCTCTGTCGATTTTAGTAATTATCCTATCCAG TCTTATATAATTGATCTGCATGAGAAGATGACTGGAATAAGCATCTACGGTGCAGCTATGGACATCTTCCGAGAAGCAAATACTGCAAAACCAatctttaatttgaaaattcaagatccaaccGGAGCTATATGCGTAAAGCTGCATTTTATTGAATCTTG GTCTTTGGGGAGATTAAGCCTTGGTCACACTGTGTACATTTCTGGTTTGACATGCACCATGACAAAACATAAGCG TCTAGAAGCACTATGGTTTGAGAATGGTCCTGGAACTTCCTTTGTCAACCTTAGTTGTTTGCCTGCAGTCCTGAACTCACCTTGTCTCCACAAGCCATCCTTCCTTGCTGACATATCAAGGCATAAATCTGGTACACAT ATTTGCAGAGTGTGGCTTGACCAAATTGAACACTGTCATGTTAACACAAG CTGTGAGACGAAAACAAGACGCACTTTCCATGTAAAGATAACTTTGGCGGATGAGACTGGTAAAGTCTTTGCATGGTGTACTGGTCAAACTGCTATTGAACTACTGCAGATATCTCCAGATGAGTTCTATGAATTACCTGAG GAGGAACAAGTTATGTACCCATGTTCGCTTGAAAATGAACAATACATGGTAGCAATTGTGAACTGTGGGCAGCAGGAAACCGTCTTCAAAGAGTGTGTGACTGCAGAAAATGATGCGATCCCTTGGGAGATTACCCGTGcccttaaattatga
- the LOC110791845 gene encoding uncharacterized protein isoform X2 → MHSSINGVAEEPSAMDLDDEQLEFQAIAENKHEDQDEIDPFIKFINYASSIISPQPDDVDEDGEPSSDTEEREREGPGWSWIASRVLKTCISYSSGVTSAILLSELSQAWNEQRKTNAPRKRPDCINQLKKKHKRVKLPSTVTIDTIYEKNFLSLNSVLEAVVVDTFVLPGTNINMITLGDFWSSNTIDLYLHRRYYDLVSLHNGILRKGREVFLTGCYLRSANEGSGHPRLLPTEYLVILLDEEQDDDAMLLGAQFCTDSFSSISLDGANEGVSYSLYARIDSIGSLDILEKFGGIQRKQIRLIDNDCSEMDFLLWGDQVVLANLFSVGSMLAIDRPFITSSSVTDVETCGNVCLEYGSGTQLYLVPFVRQGEQVCLGLTPNRLRGSKLATASCPTQGPKASQMTLPCDPQGSVDFSNYPIQSYIIDLHEKMTGISIYGAAMDIFREANTAKPIFNLKIQDPTGAICVKLHFIESWSLGRLSLGHTVYISGLTCTMTKHKRLEALWFENGPGTSFVNLSCLPAVLNSPCLHKPSFLADISRHKSGTHICRVWLDQIEHCHVNTRLAHVSCGHFVKTTTSGYVECEFCCCSCETKTRRTFHVKITLADETGKVFAWCTGQTAIELLQISPDEFYELPEEEQVMYPCSLENEQYMVAIVNCGQQETVFKECVTAENDAIPWEITRALKL, encoded by the exons ATGCATTCATCCATTAATGGCGTCGCAGAAGAACCTTCGGCCATGGATTTAGACGATGAGCAGCTTGAATTCCAAGCAATTGCAGAAAACAAGCACGAAGATCAAGACGAAATCGATCCATTCATCAAATTCATCAATTACGCAAGCTCGATTATCTCTCCTCAACCGGACGATGTAGACGAAGATGGAGAGCCGTCTTCTGatacggaggagagagaaagagaagggcCTGGGTGGAGTTGGATAGCTTCTCGTGTACTCAAGACCTGTATTTCTTATTCCAGTGGAGTTACTTCCGCTATTCTCCTCTCTGAGCTCTCTCAG GCGTGGAATGAACAGAGGAAGACCAACGCGCCTAGGAAGAGGCCAGATTGCATCAATCAACTGAAGAAGAAGCACAAGAGAGTGAAGCTGCCGAGTACTGTCACAATAGATACTATATACGAGAAGAACTTTTTGTCACTGAATAGTGTTTTAGAAGCTGTGGTTGTTGACACCTTTGTTCTGCCAG GCACTAACATCAACATGATTACTTTGGGTGATTTTTGGAGCTCAAATACCATTGATCTTTATCTCCATAGAAG ATATTATGATCTGGTATCTCTTCATAATGGGATTTTAAGGAAAGGAAGGGAAGTCTTTCTCACGGGGTGCTATCTTCGGAGTGCTAATGAAGGATCTGGCCATCCTCGACTTTTGCCAACAGAATATCTggtgatactgttggatgag GAGCAAGACGATGATGCCATGCTACTGGGAGCTCAATTTTGTACAGACTCATTTTCCTCTATTTCCCTGGATGGTGCAAATGAAGGGGTATCTTATTCATTATACGCCAG GATTGATTCCATAGGTTCTCTGGATATTCTGGAGAAGTTTGGAGGTATACAGAGGAAGCAAATTAGGTTAATTGATAATGATTGCTCTGAGATGGATTTCCTTCTATGGGGTGATCAAGTTGTGCTGGCTAATCTCTTTAG TGTTGGAAGTATGCTTGCAATTGATAGACCATTCATTACAAGTTCTTCGGTGACTGATGTTGAGACATGTGGAAATGTTTGTCTTGAATATGGTAGTGGAACTCAGTTATATCTAGTTCCATTTGTACGGCAAGGGGAACAG GTATGTCTAGGATTGACACCAAATCGACTACGAGGATCGAAGCTTGCAACAGCTTCCTGTCCTACTCAAGGCCCTAAAGCCTCCCAAATGACTCTGCCATGTGATCCTCAAGGCTCTGTCGATTTTAGTAATTATCCTATCCAG TCTTATATAATTGATCTGCATGAGAAGATGACTGGAATAAGCATCTACGGTGCAGCTATGGACATCTTCCGAGAAGCAAATACTGCAAAACCAatctttaatttgaaaattcaagatccaaccGGAGCTATATGCGTAAAGCTGCATTTTATTGAATCTTG GTCTTTGGGGAGATTAAGCCTTGGTCACACTGTGTACATTTCTGGTTTGACATGCACCATGACAAAACATAAGCG TCTAGAAGCACTATGGTTTGAGAATGGTCCTGGAACTTCCTTTGTCAACCTTAGTTGTTTGCCTGCAGTCCTGAACTCACCTTGTCTCCACAAGCCATCCTTCCTTGCTGACATATCAAGGCATAAATCTGGTACACAT ATTTGCAGAGTGTGGCTTGACCAAATTGAACACTGTCATGTTAACACAAGGTTAGCACATGTTTCTTGTGGTCATTTTGTCAAGACAACCACATCTGGTTATGTGGAATGCGAATTTTGTTGCTGCAGCTGTGAGACGAAAACAAGACGCACTTTCCATGTAAAGATAACTTTGGCGGATGAGACTGGTAAAGTCTTTGCATGGTGTACTGGTCAAACTGCTATTGAACTACTGCAGATATCTCCAGATGAGTTCTATGAATTACCTGAG GAGGAACAAGTTATGTACCCATGTTCGCTTGAAAATGAACAATACATGGTAGCAATTGTGAACTGTGGGCAGCAGGAAACCGTCTTCAAAGAGTGTGTGACTGCAGAAAATGATGCGATCCCTTGGGAGATTACCCGTGcccttaaattatga
- the LOC110791845 gene encoding uncharacterized protein isoform X1, giving the protein MHSSINGVAEEPSAMDLDDEQLEFQAIAENKHEDQDEIDPFIKFINYASSIISPQPDDVDEDGEPSSDTEEREREGPGWSWIASRVLKTCISYSSGVTSAILLSELSQAWNEQRKTNAPRKRPDCINQLKKKHKRVKLPSTVTIDTIYEKNFLSLNSVLEAVVVDTFVLPGTNINMITLGDFWSSNTIDLYLHRRYYDLVSLHNGILRKGREVFLTGCYLRSANEGSGHPRLLPTEYLVILLDEEQDDDAMLLGAQFCTDSFSSISLDGANEGVSYSLYARIDSIGSLDILEKFGGIQRKQIRLIDNDCSEMDFLLWGDQVVLANLFSVGSMLAIDRPFITSSSVTDVETCGNVCLEYGSGTQLYLVPFVRQGEQVCLGLTPNRLRGSKLATASCPTQGPKASQMTLPCDPQGSVDFSNYPIQSYIIDLHEKMTGISIYGAAMDIFREANTAKPIFNLKIQDPTGAICVKLHFIESWSLGRLSLGHTVYISGLTCTMTKHKRLEALWFENGPGTSFVNLSCLPAVLNSPCLHKPSFLADISRHKSGTHQICRVWLDQIEHCHVNTRLAHVSCGHFVKTTTSGYVECEFCCCSCETKTRRTFHVKITLADETGKVFAWCTGQTAIELLQISPDEFYELPEEEQVMYPCSLENEQYMVAIVNCGQQETVFKECVTAENDAIPWEITRALKL; this is encoded by the exons ATGCATTCATCCATTAATGGCGTCGCAGAAGAACCTTCGGCCATGGATTTAGACGATGAGCAGCTTGAATTCCAAGCAATTGCAGAAAACAAGCACGAAGATCAAGACGAAATCGATCCATTCATCAAATTCATCAATTACGCAAGCTCGATTATCTCTCCTCAACCGGACGATGTAGACGAAGATGGAGAGCCGTCTTCTGatacggaggagagagaaagagaagggcCTGGGTGGAGTTGGATAGCTTCTCGTGTACTCAAGACCTGTATTTCTTATTCCAGTGGAGTTACTTCCGCTATTCTCCTCTCTGAGCTCTCTCAG GCGTGGAATGAACAGAGGAAGACCAACGCGCCTAGGAAGAGGCCAGATTGCATCAATCAACTGAAGAAGAAGCACAAGAGAGTGAAGCTGCCGAGTACTGTCACAATAGATACTATATACGAGAAGAACTTTTTGTCACTGAATAGTGTTTTAGAAGCTGTGGTTGTTGACACCTTTGTTCTGCCAG GCACTAACATCAACATGATTACTTTGGGTGATTTTTGGAGCTCAAATACCATTGATCTTTATCTCCATAGAAG ATATTATGATCTGGTATCTCTTCATAATGGGATTTTAAGGAAAGGAAGGGAAGTCTTTCTCACGGGGTGCTATCTTCGGAGTGCTAATGAAGGATCTGGCCATCCTCGACTTTTGCCAACAGAATATCTggtgatactgttggatgag GAGCAAGACGATGATGCCATGCTACTGGGAGCTCAATTTTGTACAGACTCATTTTCCTCTATTTCCCTGGATGGTGCAAATGAAGGGGTATCTTATTCATTATACGCCAG GATTGATTCCATAGGTTCTCTGGATATTCTGGAGAAGTTTGGAGGTATACAGAGGAAGCAAATTAGGTTAATTGATAATGATTGCTCTGAGATGGATTTCCTTCTATGGGGTGATCAAGTTGTGCTGGCTAATCTCTTTAG TGTTGGAAGTATGCTTGCAATTGATAGACCATTCATTACAAGTTCTTCGGTGACTGATGTTGAGACATGTGGAAATGTTTGTCTTGAATATGGTAGTGGAACTCAGTTATATCTAGTTCCATTTGTACGGCAAGGGGAACAG GTATGTCTAGGATTGACACCAAATCGACTACGAGGATCGAAGCTTGCAACAGCTTCCTGTCCTACTCAAGGCCCTAAAGCCTCCCAAATGACTCTGCCATGTGATCCTCAAGGCTCTGTCGATTTTAGTAATTATCCTATCCAG TCTTATATAATTGATCTGCATGAGAAGATGACTGGAATAAGCATCTACGGTGCAGCTATGGACATCTTCCGAGAAGCAAATACTGCAAAACCAatctttaatttgaaaattcaagatccaaccGGAGCTATATGCGTAAAGCTGCATTTTATTGAATCTTG GTCTTTGGGGAGATTAAGCCTTGGTCACACTGTGTACATTTCTGGTTTGACATGCACCATGACAAAACATAAGCG TCTAGAAGCACTATGGTTTGAGAATGGTCCTGGAACTTCCTTTGTCAACCTTAGTTGTTTGCCTGCAGTCCTGAACTCACCTTGTCTCCACAAGCCATCCTTCCTTGCTGACATATCAAGGCATAAATCTGGTACACAT CAGATTTGCAGAGTGTGGCTTGACCAAATTGAACACTGTCATGTTAACACAAGGTTAGCACATGTTTCTTGTGGTCATTTTGTCAAGACAACCACATCTGGTTATGTGGAATGCGAATTTTGTTGCTGCAGCTGTGAGACGAAAACAAGACGCACTTTCCATGTAAAGATAACTTTGGCGGATGAGACTGGTAAAGTCTTTGCATGGTGTACTGGTCAAACTGCTATTGAACTACTGCAGATATCTCCAGATGAGTTCTATGAATTACCTGAG GAGGAACAAGTTATGTACCCATGTTCGCTTGAAAATGAACAATACATGGTAGCAATTGTGAACTGTGGGCAGCAGGAAACCGTCTTCAAAGAGTGTGTGACTGCAGAAAATGATGCGATCCCTTGGGAGATTACCCGTGcccttaaattatga
- the LOC110791825 gene encoding uncharacterized protein, whose protein sequence is MGKMHQTLYIDDYQRYLKDPHAARLKAGQLNQIIHIHGFMYADKNRDKILETLDEMDNNSLMNPLRSTLTETLSSHNDFPLSMDEVNTDLDILQWRDDVVSVHSLQFLSFSNAETTQSHHISSEKKKKRVRKPKLKQKPKEVFNPVYLTKPRSKKKAQKRKSLADIGNRGFMGCSSVLLLGN, encoded by the exons ATGGGGAAAATGCACCAAACTCTGTATATTGACGACTACCAGCGCTACCTCAAAGATCCTCACGCTGCTCGTTTAAAGGCTGGCCAACTCAATCAG ATTATCCATATACACGGATTCATGTACGCTGACAAAAACCGTGACAAGATTCTGGAAACGTTGGATGAAATGGACAACAACTCATTGATGAACCCTCTTCGTTCTACATTAACCGAGACATTATCGTCTCACAATGATTTCCCTCTTTCAATGGATGAGGTGAATACAGACCTTGATATTCTTCAATGGCGAGACGACGTCGTCTCGGTCCATTCCCTCCAATTTCTCTCCTTCTCCAATGCTGAAACTACCCAGTCCCACCATATCAGTtctgagaagaagaagaagagggtcAGGAAGCCGAAGCTGAAGCAAAAGCCGAAGGAGGTGTTTAACCCGGTTTATTTGACAAAACCCAGATCAAAGAAGAAAGCACAGAAGAGGAAGAGTCTTGCTGATATTGGTAATAGGGGATTCATGGGGTGTTCATCAGTTCTGCTATTAGGGAATTGA